The Rickettsiales bacterium genome has a segment encoding these proteins:
- a CDS encoding glycosyltransferase family 4 protein, which produces MRKLRLVNVMLSTGHGGIEQALLDYSEAARLAGHDAYAVIHPEAEVTNGLVSLAIHYQALSDWGAWDIFAARKLRKMLEVWQADICIAHGNRALSLARHMPKGCRLVTVMHNYNIKCANAEAILCPTNDLCNFVQSQHIPKKRIFHVPNMVRVQAEYASHPRSTPPVIGAMGRFVEKKGFDVLIESLALLKKRDVAFRAVLAGDGEEEASLKALASARGVDNMISFPGWITQKQPFFEAIDLFCLPSRHEPFGIALLEAMTQGLPVIAADSEGPGEIITNGIDGMLVEKGDPAMLADCIEQLLADPAEAALLARNAYDTVKKKYDLPVASNKISAALETVAAGLHL; this is translated from the coding sequence ATGCGGAAGTTACGGCTTGTCAATGTCATGCTTAGCACCGGCCATGGCGGGATCGAGCAGGCATTGCTGGATTACAGCGAAGCCGCCCGCCTTGCGGGGCATGATGCCTATGCCGTCATCCATCCGGAAGCGGAAGTCACCAACGGGCTTGTTTCACTGGCCATCCATTACCAAGCTCTGTCGGATTGGGGCGCATGGGATATCTTTGCAGCCCGTAAGCTGCGCAAAATGCTCGAGGTATGGCAAGCTGATATCTGCATTGCGCATGGTAATCGTGCCCTAAGTCTTGCACGCCATATGCCTAAAGGCTGCAGGCTTGTCACGGTCATGCATAACTATAACATTAAATGCGCGAATGCCGAGGCCATCCTCTGCCCGACGAATGATTTGTGTAATTTCGTGCAAAGCCAGCATATCCCTAAAAAACGCATCTTCCACGTTCCCAACATGGTACGCGTGCAGGCGGAATATGCTTCCCATCCGCGCAGCACTCCGCCCGTCATCGGCGCAATGGGCCGCTTTGTGGAGAAAAAAGGGTTTGACGTGCTGATCGAAAGCCTTGCCCTGCTTAAGAAGCGCGATGTCGCTTTCCGTGCGGTACTGGCTGGAGACGGTGAGGAAGAAGCAAGTTTGAAAGCGCTTGCCTCCGCCCGTGGGGTGGATAATATGATTTCATTTCCCGGCTGGATTACCCAGAAACAGCCATTCTTTGAAGCAATTGACCTGTTTTGCCTCCCCTCTCGTCACGAGCCGTTCGGGATTGCCTTGCTGGAAGCAATGACGCAAGGTCTGCCAGTGATTGCCGCCGACAGCGAAGGACCGGGAGAGATCATCACGAACGGGATTGACGGAATGCTTGTTGAAAAAGGCGATCCCGCCATGCTTGCCGACTGCATAGAGCAATTGCTGGCCGATCCGGCCGAAGCCGCGCTGCTCGCCCGCAATGCTTACGATACGGTGAAGAAGAAATACGATCTTCCTGTCGCCAGCAATAAAATCTCGGCGGCGCTCGAAACGGTTGCCGCCGGACTGCATCTATAG
- the phbB gene encoding acetoacetyl-CoA reductase, whose translation MKQRIALVTGGTRGIGEAISRALQKAGYKVAATYASRDDAAKSFSKETGIAVYKWNIADFDACEKGVEHVQKDLGGSVDILINNAGITRDMAIHKMGYDAWESVIDTNLTSCFNMSRAVIEKMREKKFGRIVNISSINGQLGQFGQTNYSAAKAGIFGFTKALARETAAKGITVNAVSPGYIATEMLKTIREDILKQIVSGIPVGRLGEPEEIARAVLFLVADEASFITGETLSINGGQYME comes from the coding sequence GTGAAACAACGCATCGCATTGGTAACCGGCGGAACCAGAGGTATCGGAGAAGCTATTTCAAGAGCATTGCAGAAAGCCGGTTATAAAGTTGCCGCTACTTACGCCAGCCGCGACGACGCCGCAAAAAGCTTTAGCAAAGAAACCGGCATCGCCGTTTACAAATGGAATATCGCCGATTTCGATGCTTGCGAAAAAGGCGTTGAACATGTTCAGAAAGATCTGGGCGGTTCTGTCGATATCCTGATCAACAATGCGGGTATCACGCGCGACATGGCCATCCATAAAATGGGCTATGACGCCTGGGAATCTGTGATCGATACGAACCTCACCTCCTGCTTTAACATGTCACGCGCCGTGATTGAAAAGATGCGCGAAAAGAAGTTCGGTCGTATCGTCAATATCAGCTCCATCAACGGCCAGCTCGGCCAGTTCGGCCAGACCAACTATTCCGCTGCTAAAGCGGGTATCTTCGGTTTTACCAAAGCACTGGCGCGTGAAACCGCTGCCAAAGGCATTACAGTAAACGCTGTTTCTCCGGGCTATATCGCTACCGAAATGCTCAAGACCATCCGTGAAGACATTCTGAAGCAGATTGTTTCCGGCATTCCTGTGGGCCGTCTCGGTGAGCCGGAGGAAATCGCGCGTGCGGTACTGTTCCTCGTGGCGGACGAAGCTTCCTTCATCACTGGGGAAACTCTGTCGATTAACGGCGGCCAGTACATGGAATAG